One genomic window of Garra rufa chromosome 24, GarRuf1.0, whole genome shotgun sequence includes the following:
- the elovl2 gene encoding very long chain fatty acid elongase 2, with protein sequence MELVDMNHFEKIDRLLNSIVDSLFGERDTRVRGWLLLDSYTPTFLLTITYLLTIYLGTKYMRNRPAYSLKNVLLLYNFSITMLSLYMLVELISSVWSAGYRFQCQGLHEAGEADIRVAKVLWWYYFSKLIEFLDTIFIVLRKKNNQISFLHVYHHASMFNIWWCVLNWIPCGQSFFGPTLNSFIHVLMYSYYGLSTIPSMHKYLWWKRYLTQAQLVQFVLTISHTVSAWVVPCGFPLGCLKFQTFYMCTLVVLFVNFYMQTYRKRKLEGERIAKVDDLKKNHSNGLSSSLNGANSKQKLQ encoded by the exons ATACTCGTGTGAGAGGATGGCTCCTGCTGGATTCCTACACACCAACATTCTTGCTTACCATCACCTACCTCCTAACAATCTACCTGGGAACAAAATATATGAGAAACAGACCAGCATACTCACTGAAAAATGTTTTACTGCTGTACAACTTCTCTATTACTATGTTGTCTTTATACATGCTGGTTGAG TTGATATCATCAGTCTGGTCTGCAGGTTATCGTTTTCAATGTCAGGGACTGCATGAAGCTGGTGAAGCAGATATTAGG GTAGCAAAAGTACTGTGGTGGTACTATTTCTCCAAGCTCATTGAATTCCTGGACACCATCTTCATTGTGCTGAGGAAGAAAAACAACCAGATCAGTTTCTTGCATGTGTATCATCATGCCTCTATGTTTAACATCTGGTGGTGTGTCCTTAACTGGATACCCTGTGGACAGA GTTTCTTTGGGCCAACACTAAACAGTTTCATCCATGTCCTCATGTATTCTTACTATGGTTTGTCAACCATCCCATCCATGCACAAATATCTATGGTGGAAACGCTACCTCACACAGGCTCAGCTG GTTCAGTTTGTATTGACTATATCACACACAGTAAGCGCATGGGTAGTTCCTTGTGGTTTCCCTCTGGGCTGTCTGAAATTTCAAACCTTCTACATGTGCACACTTGTCGTCCTGTTTGTCAACTTCTACATGCAG ACATACAGAAAGAGGAAGCTGGAGGGTGAAAGAATTGCTAAAGTTGATGATCTTAAAAAGAATCATTCTAATGGCCTTTCATCCTCTCTCAACGGAGCCAACTCCAAACAGAAGCTGCAGTGA
- the sycp2l gene encoding synaptonemal complex protein 2-like, translated as MSLTSRLHDAFAQNNLSMAIMILIEEKSSVSLADRLDEIVIKELHKNEHKNVALLLRAIEHLISKDEESIQKLVNHGLVVKMLNWFEISSEHLKEQHKPPRDAMNLIEVFYEVAMGLCQITIAGSNKILDIFLLRFGAVVLDYEVPFCLRLEAIRTINSMLDSSPKDIRKKLCQSDDHVGLLEDLAKALTDIGDYEMQVAISEALCRMTPRKLREDFAGKWFHFRSFASAFTSIRDKDFETDCRTFLNELNSYFGNSRRVFSFPCIQAFLDSTELFKPEDEFLKEFWVDFNIGTSTISFFVNDPKNTLWELIHLPKDVVSMYDLQECDDQKILEVHMSTQISHGEITGKIVKIIFNAEYNIQTALTRVFPDKPQSSLVSKVLASYMLQKLNSSIRVKGTPDQDIFQFKDHSDSEVARAKTVLFCQTSSSNGSTKSLPDTLGRTPVKKKIKVMRSDEWCLRKDTPHAVYSRRKPRAKGKLRVLPLSSPSSNEELSKYSTPKQTLQERERVASVDWQSQIKLGRSLNMESSLFKESTVDSGFQKTVSETSLPLEELDHLIEEDHNLDEETSTPQKSEADESPELYVGLQGDTQLPRHPIFQPRRLFMSSPLEDAAERVTEALADEESEEELGAGVRAAFNSFKTQLRAHFTSRYKKIEAKSLQSLTDCQRNVTSLLGTVYNRRLVHLEQFQNTVVQQLACLEQDCLSLKTIEKETVNFWQSESDTVRAFCDRQQKRLDSLIPHVSAEVPFSLSARREAKSTAVSSLFITAFIYQHYM; from the exons ATGAGT CTTACCAGTAGACTTCATGATGCCTTCGCCCAAAATAACCTTAGCATGGCTATTATGATTCTTATTGAAGAAAAATCTTCAGTATCCTTGGCCGATCGACTGGACGAAATTGTTATTAAG GAGCTGCATAAAAACGAACATAAAAATGTTGCCTTACTATTACGGGCAATTGAACATCTGATTAGTAAAGATGAAGAGAGCATCCAGAAACTTGTTAATCACGGCTTGGTTGTGA AAATGTTGAATTGGTTTGAGATTTCGTCAGAGCATCTTAAAGAACAGCACAAACCACCTAGGGACGCCATGAATCTCATCGAAGTTTTCTACGAGGTTGCCATG GGCCTGTGTCAGATCACCATTGCAG GCAGCAATAAGATCCTGGATATTTTTTTGCTGCGCTTTGGGGCTGTTGTTTTGGATTATGAAGTGCCTTTCTGTCTGCGTCTTGAG GCCATCAGAACCATAAACTCTATGTTGGACAGCAGTCCAAAAGATATAAGGAAGAAACTCTGCCAGTCAGATGACCACGTCGGGCTCTT AGAGGACTTGGCAAAAGCGCTGACAGACATTGGTG ATTATGAAATGCAGGTGGCCATCTCTGAGGCACTCTGCAGAATGACACCAAGGAAACTAAGAGAAGACTTTGCTGGCAAATGGTTCCATTTCAGAAGCTTTGCTTCAGCTTTTACTTCAATTCGTGACAAAGATTTTGAAACT GACTGTAGGACATTTCTGAATGAACTAAATAGTTATTTTGGCAACTCAAGAag AGTCTTTTCATTCCCTTGTATTCAGGCATTTCTTGATTCAACTGAG CTGTTTAAACCTGAAGATGAATTTCTAAAGGAGTTTTGGGTGGATTTCAACATTGGAACATCAACCATTAGTTTCTTTGTAAATGACCCAAAG AACACACTGTGGGAGTTGATTCACCTGCCTAAGGATGTTGTCAGCATGTATGATCTTCAAG AGTGTGATGATCAGAAGATACTGGAAGTTCACATGAGTACCCAAATCTCTCATGGAGAGATCACTGGCAAAATTGTCAAAATCATCTTTAATGCAGAGTACAACATCCAAACAGCCCTGACTAGAGTGTTTCCAGATAAACCGCAGTCTTCCTTAGTCTCAAAGGTGTTAGCAT CCTATATGCTGCAGAAACTAAATTCCTCTATCAG AGTCAAAGGAACCCCAGACCAAGACATCTTTCAGTTTAAGGATCATTCAGATTCGGAG GTTGCCCGTGCCAAGACTGTATTGTTCTGTCAGACATCATCTTCTAATGG GTCTACCAAATCCCTCCCTGACACTCTGGGTAGAACTCCTGTTAAG AAGAAAATCAAGGTGATGCGTTCAGATGAATGGTGTCTCCGCAAGGACACTCCACATGCTGTCTACAGCAGGAGAAAGCCCAGAGCCAAGGGAAAACTCAGAG TTCTTCCTCTTTCATCACCGAGCAGTAATGAGGAGTTATCTAAG TATTCAACACCAAAACAAACACTTCAAGAAAGGGAAAGAGTGGCAAGTGTAGACTGGCAGTCTCAAATCAAACTAGGGAGATCACTGAACATGGAATCATCCTTATTCAAAGAGTCCACTGttgattcag GTTTTCAAAAGACTGTTTCTGAAACCAGTTTACCACTAGAGGAACTTGATCATCTTATTGAAGAG GACCACAATTTGGATGAAGAAACCTCAACTCCCCAGAAAAGTGAAGCCGATGAATCACCAG AGCTGTATGTGGGTCTGCAAGGGGATACGCAGCTACCCAGACACCCGATATTTCAACCCAGAAGACTATTCATGTCTAGCCCACTAGAGGATGCTGCAG AGCGAGTAACTGAAGCATTGGCGGATGAGGAGTCTGAGGAAGAGTTGGGAGCAGGAGTCAGAGCTGCGTTTAACTCCTTTAAGACTCAGTTGAGAGCACACTTTACT AGCAGGTATAAGAAGATTGAAGCCAAATCCCTGCAATCTTTAACAGATTGTCAGAGAAATGTGACTTCTCTCTTGGGAACTGTATACAATCGAAG GTTGGTGCATCTGGAGCAGTTCCAGAACACGGTGGTGCAGCAGTTGGCATGTTTGGAGCAGGACTGTCTGTCTCTCAAAACCATCGAGAAAGAGACTGTG AATTTCTGGCAGTCGGAGTCTGACACCGTTCGGGCATTCTGTGATAGACAGCAGAAGAG GTTGGATTCTCTTATCCCGCATGTGAGTGCTGAAGTGCCATTTAGTTTATCAGCGAGAAGAGAGGCCAAAAGTACTGCGGTGAGCAGTTTGTTCATTACAGCTTTCATTTACCAGCACTATATGTAG